The following coding sequences are from one Triticum dicoccoides isolate Atlit2015 ecotype Zavitan chromosome 4A, WEW_v2.0, whole genome shotgun sequence window:
- the LOC119288061 gene encoding protein NRT1/ PTR FAMILY 2.3-like has translation MDSSPRPQYLEDQEAQTKAGGKRGGWITLPFIVATMLGLGLAVNGTTSNMLVYLLKEYHVDGVKAAQIANVVRGSLNLVPIAGAVLSDSYLGCFPVILAGAAINVLAFVLFTLTAALPSLRPPHCTLSSAECQQGSPGQLFMLYAAICLLAIGAGGTRFNIATMGADQFSSTRDKDSFFNWYLVFLYASFMLGDTAIVYIQDSVSWAVGFGVCLATTAFGTIMLLLGVCYYRMPATKASPYTELARVIVAAVRKGSIQVGGAQGSVQYNVGAGAVVDPSGDGAPSKSLRFLNRAAMITTNDKSSVSGDASAGAWRLCTVQQVEDLKAVVSVFPLWSSGILLFMSIGVMIGMIVLQALAMDRSVGPHFSIPAGSVGVSCRISFILATLVLDRAIFPLWRKITGGTPPTPLQRVGIGHVLNVGALVAAALVERRRLAQPGVPMSVMWLLFPMGIAGVGEALHFPGNMAFYYQEFPKTLRSLATAMAPMLVALGFFSSTMFMDVVTRVTVWLPENIDHGRLDNVYWTLAAVGTFNFAYFLACDRRYKYHNCASM, from the exons ATGGACAGCTCCCCGAGACCTCAGTACCTCGAGGATCAAGAAGCCCAGACCAAGGCAGGCGGAAAGCGAGGAGGGTGGATAACTCTTCCCTTCATAGTTG ccaccATGCTTGGGCTGGGACTGGCCGTCAACGGGACGACCAGCAACATGCTGGTGTACCTGCTCAAGGAGTACCACGTGGACGGCGTCAAAGCCGCGCAGATCGCCAACGTCGTCCGCGGCTCCCTCAACCTCGTGCCCATCGCCGGCGCTGTCCTCTCCGACTCCTACCTCGGCTGCTTCCCCGTCatcctcgccggcgccgccatcAACGTTCTG GCTTTTGTGTTGTTCACACTCACCGCGGCGCTGCCATCCCTGAGGCCGCCACACTGCACATTGTCGTCGGCTGAGTGCCAGCAAGGATCCCCCGGGCAACTCTTCATGTTGTACGCTGCCATTTGTCTTCTTGCCATTGGCGCTGGCGGGACACGTTTCAACATCGCGACAATGGGCGCGGACCAGTTCAGCAGCACGCGCGACAAGGACAGCTTCTTCAACTGGTACTTGGTCTTCCTCTACGCCTCTTTCATGCTCGGCGACACAGCCATCGTCTACATCCAAGACAGTGTGTCATGGGCGGTGGGATTTGGTGTTTGCCTCGCCACGACGGCATTCGGCACAATCATGCTTCTTCTAGGCGTGTGTTACTACCGGATGCCGGCGACAAAGGCCAGCCCGTACACAGAGTTGGCTCGCGTCATCGTGGCCGCCGTGCGCAAGGGTAGCATCCAAGTCGGCGGTGCGCAAGGCAGTGTGCAGTACAATGTGGGCGCCGGCGCTGTTGTGGACCCATCCGGCGATGGGGCACCAAGTAAAAGCTTAAG ATTTCTGAATCGAGCCGCCATGATCACTACAAACGACAAATCATCCGTTTCCGGGGATGCGTCAGCTGGCGCCTGGCGGCTGTGCACGGTGCAGCAAGTGGAGGACCTCAAGGCCGTTGTCAGCGTCTTCCCGCTGTGGTCCTCCGGCATACTGTTGTTCATGTCGATCGGCGTGATGATCGGCATGATCGTCCTGCAGGCGCTTGCCATGGACCGCTCCGTCGGACCACACTTCAGCATCCCGGCGGGGTCGGTCGGCGTCAGCTGTCGCATCTCGTTCATCTTGGCCACCCTGGTCCTGGACCGCGCCATCTTCCCTCTCTGGCGCAAGATCACCGGCGGCACGCCACCGACCCCGCTGCAGCGCGTGGGCATCGGCCACGTGTTGAACGTGGGGGCCCTGGTCGCCGCCGCACTGGTGGAGCGCCGGAGGCTTGCACAGCCTGGCGTGCCCATGTCCGTGATGTGGCTCCTGTTCCCGATGGGAATCGCGGGGGTCGGGGAGGCCCTACACTTTCCTGGCAACATGGCCTTCTACTACCAGGAGTTTCCCAAGACGCTACGGAGCCTGGCTACGGCCATGGCGCCGATGCTTGTCGCGCTGGGGTTCTTCTCGAGCACCATGTTCATGGATGTGGTGACGCGGGTCACCGTGTGGCTGCCGGAGAACATAGACCATGGGAGGCTGGACAACGTCTACTGGACGCTTGCTGCGGTGGGCACATTCAACTTTGCCTACTTCCTCGCTTGCGACAGGCGTTACAAGTACCACAACTGCGCGTCGATGTAG
- the LOC119289811 gene encoding uncharacterized protein LOC119289811, translating into MQQAKVKVKDGASALRAKAKIVWAKLAKNTEAATSRSHNERQLAHESGKAKVGTAEAQLHQEKVAHREAAMEHRLHKNAGVGGHNHKHGAGGVH; encoded by the coding sequence ATGCAGCAAGCGAAGGTGAAGGTGAAGGACGGCGCAAGCGCGCTGAGGGCCAAGGCGAAGATCGTGTGGGCCAAACTAGCAAAGAACACAGAGGCTGCGACGTCGAGGTCGCACAATGAGAGGCAGCTAGCGCACGAGAGTGGCAAGGCCAAGGTCGGTACCGCTGAGGCGCAGCTGCACCAAGAGAAGGTCGCGCACCGTGAGGCCGCCATGGAGCACCGCCTCCACAAGAACGCAGGCGTCGGCGGCCACAACCACAAGCACGGCGCCGGTGGCGTGCACTGA